The Toxorhynchites rutilus septentrionalis strain SRP chromosome 1, ASM2978413v1, whole genome shotgun sequence genome contains the following window.
ATTGCAAGGGAGTGTCCACAAAAGGATTCCAAGAAAGCTAGCGCGTGGTGCACAGTTCTTTCAACGATTGCCGAAGATGACAATTGGTATTTCGATTCCGGTGAATCGAATCATTTTTCAAAGACGGAATACATGTTAGAAAATCTTCAACGTCACGGCGGAACGGTGATGGTTGCCAATAAAAGTGCGATGAAAGTGATTGCAAAGGGAAGCATGGAACTGAGGCCAGAGTGCTCCTCGTGAGAATTGTAGGATTTGTGCGCTTGGTAAGCTAACTCGTTTGCCTTTAAACAATGTTGGCTCGAGAGCAACGGAGCTTTTGAAACTGGTACATTCCGATATCTGCGGACCAATGGAGGCGAATACGTTGTGTGGAAGCCGATACTATCTGACATTCAGCGATGACAAGTCGTGGAGAATCAGCGTTTATTTTTTGATCGAAAAATCAGCGGAAAGCGTGTTTAAAGCCTTCGATGATTTCCGGCGCTCAGCTGAGAGGCAGACAGGCTGCTTCATGTAGATGGGCTCTTCCAACTTTCCGCGTACCTTCATGGAAAGTTGGAAGAGCCCATCTACATGAAGCAGCCTGAAGGTTATACCACTGGGAACTCAGACACGGTATGGTTGCTGAAAAAGAGTTTATACGGTTTAAAGCAATCCGCTCGAGTATGGAATCAACGAATCGGCGATGTATTCCGAAGAATGGGATTCGTGGCTTTGACTGCGGACCCTTGTCTGTACGTTCGATGAAGGACATCAGCCACGTATGTTTTACTCTACGTCGACGACATGCTCATCGTCACTGAAACTGCAGACGAATTTGCGGCAATTTTCCGTCAGCTGCAAAAGAATTTCTAATCTGGGTGATGTTAAGCATTTCCTTGGAATTGAAATCGTGCGTGATTCAAGTGGATTTCAGTTGAACCAACAAAGCtacattttaaagcttcaatTTTGGCACAGAAGTCAAGTTGTCCCACACAGTTGGATTGGCAGGAAACGAAAATGGTACTCAGGTATTTGAAGGCTACATGTGACCACAAATTGCATCTTGGGTCGCAAAGCACAGGATTGGAACTGTTCGCGGATGCTGACTGGGCGAGTAACCAGCGTGATCGAAAGTCAAACACAGGATTCTTGATTCGTTTTGGTGGTGGCGTCATAAGCTGGGATCCAGGAAGTAAAACTGCGTTGCCTTATCATCCACTGAGGTGGAATTCGTGTCGTTGGCAGAAGCATGCCAAGAGCTGACTTGGGTGAAAAAGCTGTTAACTGATTTCGGTCTGGATGTCTCGGAGCCGGTACCAACCTTTGAAGACAACCAGAGTCGCATCAAGCTCATCAGCGGTGATAGAATCGAAAAGCGCTCGAAGCATATTGAGACCAAACATTTCTATGTTAGGGATCTGCAGAAGAAGAAACAAATTCTGTTAAAATACTGTCCAACCGAAGAAATGCTCGCAGACATTCTAACGAAATCATTACAGCAATTTAGAATTAGAATTCTGAGAGAACAATTAGGGTTACTGCCGAATAAGGTCGAGGAGGAGTGAAGGAACATGCGACATATCGAGCAGTGTGTAATGTCACTTTGACTCACCCCTTGTAGAACACACAGTCACCTTGACACACCTCTTGTAGAATACAATGAATAAATTCTTTTTTCTGATTACAACCGTCACACGAAGTAGTTCGTTCTTCGGCTCACTCCCATATTCCAATAGCTGGAAatccatctggaatcaaaaaagtgttcactccgcctgaaaatcaattataagCTTTTACGCTCCTctaaagtcgtaaacgaagctcaattcgcgttgacggcattgagcttcgtttacgaacttaggggagcgtcaaagataatgattgattttcagcataaaactgcagcggccgtacattttttttcactctggGTTTGGATGGATttatcgacgtaaattattcgttcgcttcgattattggttgtgcagtattcgttcgattaataattgattcttGTATGAAGTATTCGataaatcggggatcactaaatgcaacactttggctcgattattcaagactgcattggaagatatttcTTCATGTAGctagctcactgaacttctacgcataccgtttgatggtGATACCTATTCGCTACGATAACTACTACCGTaacgcatgaattgacttaaattgagattttttttgcatttgaattcgtaaatagtttaatTCATCCACTAGTTTATtcaataattttatcaatacacaTACATTATCAAATTTGCacaaagatagctctgcgcagcggcaatatcgtacccaatgaagaacatccgaggtgggattattgctaattgaagaaatacaattgattactaagccaacggcagtcctacgtcaaccttgtggttatatcagGTATAACCcattaatagtttttttttatcgatttggTGTCTACCTCCGTTAAAGGCCATCAGTGTCGCGCTAACAGTTGTAGTTAATATCCTTAGCATGTTTGGGGTATTTCTAATGGATAGGTTGAAGTTTCGTTTGAAAGTACTGACTTTCGATTTTCTGTCGATCCAGGCCGTCTAGCTGTTCTCCGAACATTGATTTGGTTAAATTTAACAGTTTCGCGAGTGCGAGTTTCTCGGATTTTCGCTGTGCGTTAGCAAAGCTTTGATGCTGCTGCTTGGACGTCATTTTGAGAATTGAAGAACAAATGTCAAACTCAAAATAGAAACGTCCTTCTGTATGCACCAGATCCCTGTTACCGCCTATCTCTTCCTATGTGCTCAgatggtgccaacatctcagggTTCAAAACTGTCTGCAAAAAGTGTCTGCACTTGACCTGACAGAGGTGTCAGTAGGATACAAAACGTGTTCAAAACCGCATACATCTCAGCTGTTTTGTTctcgagatgttggcaccaaaaatatTGGCCGTCTGGGACGTGGCTTGTacgtacactgagagaaataattagtaaatatgacgatttttttggtaaatgctaccaacctatagtcattttctgtcgtactaataaacatatatgtcaagtagaaccatgattcgtaagtccaatatcggctacattttccgcCAAAAATACACGTattagaattatatccttattatacctccgtattgccttatggcaaCAATAAAAATGGGTAACATgcttgattgattgattctctgtttttaagaggctttaaactttgcagttcattcgactCTACAGGTAATATGCTCTTTTCTCACCAGTCTTCAGATACAACAACATTCAAGTTTacaaatgttatcgagtaaaatgtactaacctctggtagggatgagattgttgacaatatgtacaaaaaaatgtacattctactaatgtttacattaccaaaggtgtttgatagttttcgaccgaggatttttcacgtattaaattttcaaattctcgATTAAAAGAAATACGTAACGTTTAGATCGATAAAAATTTAATCGCAACATTCTTTATTGAAAGTGTGACGAAGGCCATAAATCAATGATGAACGGTTGTTGTCATACTGTTTCTTCCAAGCAGATCCGAAAGTTGCGGAATTTCGAAGTCTTCAAGATCAACCACAGGAGGAACTGACCCCAAGTCAAACTAACTCCGTATTTTTGGACAGTTTTCAATTGTCGCTCTCGTTCTCGTATAATGTCATGGGTATAATTTGGATATTTTACCTTTCAGTCTTTCCCAGTATCCTTCGCGTTGACCGCCAACTATCCTGGTTTAATTTCACCCAAGCTGTGGCGTGTTTTCGAGCTAGTCGATCGGCCTGGGCTCATTATCGTCAACAATCCCTTCACGAAGCATGCCCAGCGCTACTGGATGACTCGGTCTCTGTGCGACTACCCAAAACACCCCAACCATACAAACCTCTTGGAGAGTGTGAAAGAGAAATATTCTTACTTTGATTCAAATGAATCGAGCGAGGGATTTGACTGGTGGTCCATTGGACAAACCATTGAAGAACCCCAGGAGAAGCGAAAATTCCTCAAATTACTCCGATGGACTACGCTTGGTTATCATTATGACTGGACAAATAAGGTATACGACGAAGCGCAACGGAACGAGTTTTCACCGGATCTCGCCAGTTTGTGTCGCTACTTTGCAGAGGTCCTCGGTTTCCGACAGTTCCGCCCTGAAGCGGCGATAGTGAACTACTATCCTGTTGGAAGTACACTCGCTGGGCATACGGATCACTCGGAGAAGAACTTGGAGGCGCCACTATTTTCGTTCAGGTTTGTATTAATGCGCTTAAGCTAAATTTGAAAACTTGTCAAACAtatgtagatacagattacgatcatatataaacataaaagcACTTAACATTATCCCCCCTCTCCGCACAGCTTCGGCCAGCCGGCCATATTCCTGATTGGCGGACCCAGCAAGGCAGAACGACCCGATGCGCTGTTGCTGCGGAGCGGCGACGTCGTCGTTATGACCCACGCCAGCCGGCTATGCTACCATGCGGTGCCGAGAGTTTTTCCCTGTACTCAGTCCGCACAGCAGCGATGGTCGCCCGGAAGCGACGGGACCGCCGGGGAAGAGCACCCGGAAGGGCAAAGTACCACCATCTGCTGCACTCCCATCTCGACCACGGTTTGGAACGATTGTCGGGAAACGGGTTCGCCACACCACTGGAGTGCCTTCGCTGATTACATTAGTAATAGTCGAATCAACATCAATATTAGACAAGTTTTAAATGAGGGAGAAAATCATTTGTAAATGAGACCGACGACGGGTGGGGAAGGATCCCTTCCGGATTGAACCCGCTGgagtaaatttttaaatttcctgCCACAGATAGAGTTCGCTCGAACGATTTCTGCATCCGAATAACCATGAAAGTTTTTACGGGGCGGCAAAATTCCCTAATGAGGTGGGTAGTGCTTGGATGGACTTTTATTCCGTCTCTGGCTGGGTAAGTGAAACTTTTGCATGTATTTCGAATGGTTGCTCTTGGGATGGCAGCGGATATACGTTTGGTTTTCTGAATTAATttagcaaaaaattgaaaataataataggTGTATGAATTTTGCAGTGAGCAGTTCTTCAACGGTCGGTTGTTCCGTTGGGAGCCGGCTATTCTGGTTTTCCTGTGTACATTTCCGAGTTGTGTGGCAAACAATTTATTGAAGCTCCCCTCGATTTAATTTGACGTTTGACATGCCCAGTGAGTGATTGGGTTAGCATGTCAGTCCAATTAGCAAACGAGTACTGTACATACCAAAGATTGTGGTTCTTTTGACAAGCAGAACCACTGTCGATACTtcagtttttcaatgttttccaacagaaatatttttaaaattcataatgaATCTTCGGATTTTAGGAAGCGTATCGTGAGACCCCATGAGATTTTTCCTTCCTTCCATCGGCGTGAAAATCGATTTGATTTGCGAATCATTATTTGGGTAATTAAGATTGAAATTTATTAAGTGTACACTAGGATGCCAATCAATGTATGGAAAAACATCGActttaaaatttcgaaaagttaCCCCATTCGAAATGTTTGCTCcagctttgaccgctttgcgccactctcccttaagtccgattgaggaGAAAATTTgaaggatgttttttcgaggagGTGAAcctttttatggggtaactttttgaaattcgagattatGATttctattggcaccctaatggacaTCTATGCGTGTTCGGATCGGAAGCTTTCGTTCATATCCCAAAAGAGAAACGTCAGAAGCTGGACAGATAGACTCAAAAGTTAGTGTTTGTTGGTTACGCTGAGGGGCGGACAGCCTATCGATTCGTAAACTTGGAAACAAAAAGGTTAACAATCAGCAGGGATACAAAGTTCGAAGGACGTTTTGATGTTGAGGATATTGCCAAACAGGAAACTGTGTCTTAAGAAGGAGTGGTTACATTTCCACTTGTATCTCCTCTAAGGGTGGAAGATTCGTTAGGCGATGAGGATCTTGATGTAACGCAATACGACAGTGCCTCCGATGAGGAACCCTCGTTCCACGGTCTTCCATTGGATAAGACCACGCGCAGATCAAGACACTACAACAAAGGAATTGCAACAGTTCGATTGATTGAGGAGGCTTACACTGACGTGGAAGCACGTGAACCCAAGAATTTAAGGGAAGCTTTTGACTGTGGTCGCAGGGTTTAGCGTAACGCAGCTGGAATGGTGATCAATCACAAAGCACGTCTGATAGCTCAGGGATATTCGCAACGGTTCAGAGAGGACTATGATTAAGTTTTCGCTCTTGTCACGAGTCATATAATTTTTCGTGTATTGCTTGCGAGATGGAAAatggaaggtgggaagattttttaaatctgtgacgtcacagattttgtttatgtatgttacttttcttataatagtccaatccataggaaaagtgttgttattaaaagtaacaataagcaaatgaaatgaacgaactagttttttattcctaaatcaatgctagcgttcaaaatcataagggcccgacattttaacagaaactaaaatttcagtatttttgaagtgttccagacttaattttaattcaattttacttctcgttacgtcgactaaaaacgtaaacgaacaaagtcagagtcacacaatcttttgttcctttgacggataaacatttgacagtgcatggtaAATAAGGTTGCAagtttatttcatgtaaaatgaacttgaaaaataaatttaattgactccgtatgacttagattgagacgaaaagttttctgcttgagccttagttttagacgactgaagttttcagcaatctaattgtgaaaaaagtatttccaattgctgacaaaagtcaaacttccatgaagttgctctagaatccaaacatagtagacattattcatttctgaaatcaaagaaaaaagtaaacattttagttcgtgatatgttctgtttttttttgttcagaattcgaaaaatatgatttggaaatctgtaattagcttctgtacatcctttttcaacgttattcgttgacaatttcaattttgtaccatttgagtaactgactggtatgcctggtatgtgaacttcctatcttcctggctactaacacaatcaaagttcaacacaaccaaaacccgtgaatcttcccaccttctattcttcatctcgtaTTGCTTGCTCTTGCTTCGAAGAAAAACATTATACTTAACCCTCTAAgaaccaagtttttttttatctaataaaacctattccacttttatctcgaatttccgactttcaacataaaatactcctagcagaatgctgccagcataaaaccaatgtgtatgtgtgatagatgaaaatattctaaagacgttctagtgggggtgaacattgaaaataatgtctgaataatttgaaaagagaatccgtgAAGTCCGTCTAAAGGTGGgtttgggctgtagagggttaagcaTTTCGACGTAAAAACAGCTTACTTGTATGATGGCCAGGAATTATTTACGATACAGCCACCTGGATACGAGGAAAAAAGCAAGTACTTTGTTTGTAGATTAAAGAAAAGTATATACGGACTTAAACAGTCCGCACAGGTGTacggcacgattatcgctatctcactctacctaccgtcaccgcctatctcactatcacTCTGCTGAAAGCTTGACATTGACTTGACATAGTAAGTATTTCgagcgcttataactcgagcatttcttaatagatcgcaaagatgtttgcatcaatcgatagggaatatttcttcgTATCTATTACaacaaattacattttattttgcttgagataaacaattgaatgtaaaatgtcaagcattatgtGCCTCATTTTAATTGGTATAATTTGTGCTTTCCAAATCGTTCCGACTAAAAGGAGCAACTAGAGCATCAGCGAATTACAATTTTAATACATCAATACCACTGCGAAAACAATCGTAGCAAACCACCGCGCAtatcgttcttccaaaccaaatGAGAGAAAAAATTATTTCGTTAGCCACTCCTCAAGTATTTCTCCAGTCAGTCAGCCAGCTTATAAAATTCCTGCTTCGCTCCGAAAGTGATCATTTTCGTCAAAACTGTACATCAGTGTGGTTGCATCGCATCGTACCAACAATCACAAGCAGCAATATTTGGTGGTGGCAAAGCAGGAAAAGTTAATTCCCGCTCAAACCGTGCACTGATGGAACATGATATAGAAGTCTTGTTGGTGCTCTTTTTTATATAGTGGCATTTGCTAGGTCAGATATTGCTGTTAGTGTGACGATTCTTGGCAGAAAGGTGAGTGCACCTACGGAGGCAGTGGTTCGCTATTTGGATGCGACTAACTAACGAAATTGgtatagagtaatgcggggcgcggtgcgcacctaactgttgtcgttcaataactcttgaaataaaagcgaaTAAAATCCCGTTTGCTttccaaattgtaactatatacaTTACCTTCGGaacgtagtacaagaatttctcgagttgtgtttgttATTGGACAAATACACATTTTAATATAATaagacaaatgcgcacctttgccccatagtgaggcaaaggtgcgcatttgtgGGGGGGCAAAGGTACGCAccgtacggggcaaaagtgcgcacttgttgaattgaacttctgagataacttataccaaaaataaatgctttatcatcagaagcaGGAGAAAcatcattactagagagtgtaggcaccgtcTAGTAGGCAGCAGGGGGGTGTTCTATGGtttttttatgggtggagaggagtgggtgttatggtcaaacataccacgtggaaatttttgggaaggaggagactgacaatataagatatccgaaaatgtccaacatttgaaacagaatttgtttttattaacaaactagctgacccggcgagcttcgtcccacccacaattgatatattgatataaatcatttcgaacactcaagttcccacagaaattatttttatgtacgtaatcgaTACTcgcgaatgcatggtgaaaataaaatcatttttcatttgaaattcattttgaattatttttaagccaTTTTTATTCCTCATTCTTCATTCCTCGGTTCTGAGGGTTCCAACGCTTtgcttggagcgctgttgcttcgttgtgctgttgtggggttcgaagagacagacgatggttcctcatgaagctagaatcccAATCTCTTTCTGCCAGTTtggcaacttggttgaattcgtgctcgAGGTTATTGGCCagacgccgtaaatctttgagagtcataccatagaaagctttgtccagtgtcctgcagtggtccgccagatcctcagactgctcactcgtaaatacctctCTGAACCGCCTTTGGTACTCGCTGACATATCCCAGCAggagtagaaatgtcaataaaagaagattcaaattgtAAATCACTTTCTAATATGAGAGCTGATTCaaaaataccgaggtctgctgcaatccgacgcttcgagactccctcccgaagcctctgtcgggccatttgaacatttctgaagtgcatttcttcaaatcagttttcttcttgtgggtcccgttaaaaattttgttgaaaacattttataaatttttttcagagcaaaacgctagtgcgaacttttaccccacagccacggcgcacctttgccccacaagcaatttctGAACTaatcgaaatttaaaaaaaaaacttcaactttttcacaaaaacaaatacgtactatcatctactatagaatgaagttccttgtcgaatttttatgctcgtttgcttcaaaaaggccaatgcgcaatTTTGTCccgtgcgcacttttgccccgcactactctacaaCAGACATGGTGATGGTTGATTGGGTACGCTGATGCCGATTCGGCTGGGGACATAAGCGTGAGAAAATCGACAACTGGGCTTGTTTTCTGTTACGCGAATGGGGCTGTTTCATTAACCATTGATTTCGTAACTAGTCTTTTGttttattaggtgtaccggtaagtttcttcggttttacaacagatggcaaCAGATGGCCCAACTTGATTATTCTTCTTTGGAAGGCttctgtcattgcgcgtctttttcagtatatgtccaaaagttgaagcgtaaacagcatactttttttttgccacttcgaatatgtcgaaattCGTACCAATGAGAGTATTTTTGCGGGGagttcattacttcaatatgaagaaaaaaactgcggaaagtcattgtattttggtggaagtttatggtgaccatgctccaactgagcgaacgtttcagacgtggtttgcacggtataaaagtggtaattttgacctggaagatgaagaacgttccggaccgtcaAAAAAGTTTGAGGATGAAGAATTGgatgctttactcgatcaagatccgtcacaaacgcaacaagaacttgcagatacacttggagtagctccaTATCCGaccgtttaaaagcaatggtaattatccgaaagataggacattgggtgccgtatgaattgaagccaagagacgtcgaacgccgttttttcacgcgCGAACAACTGCTCTAACGGCATAagagaaagggttttttgcatcgaatcgttactggcgatgaaaagtgggtccattacgatcttcctaaacgtcgggcaacgtatggataccccggccctgcaccaacatcgacggccgcgcggaatattcacggccagacaGCATAaactgtctatttggtgggaccagctgggtgtagTGTACTATGagttgctaaaaccgaatgaaaccattacgtgggacctctaccgactacaattgatgcgtttgagccgtgcacttaaggaaaaacgaccacaatacgagcaaagacaggataaagttattttgcagcacgacaatgctcggccgcatgtcgcgaaaccggtcaaaacatacttggcaacgctgaaatgggaggtactatcccacccgccgtcttctccagacattgctccgtccgattactacctttttcgatcgattcaacatggcctggttgaccagcacttctctaaTTTTGattaagtcaaaaattggatcgattcgtggttagttgacaaaccggccgattatttccgcaaagggatccgtgaattgccagaaagatgggaaaaagttgtggctagcgatgggcaatactttaaatattaaatttgtaaccatttttgcagaataaagcattaatttttgaaaaataaacgaagaaacttactggAACTTTATTTACTGTCCCGCTTACATTACTTACATTACTGTCCCGCTGAATACATGGCGACTGACGTGCTTACTATACTTTTGAGTACTACAAAACAGCGAATGTTTTCAAGAATGGTTTGACAATCATCGGATGTTGGCACTATACTTTAAGAAGGAGTATTATGACAGTGCCACCTTATAAAGAAACTTTGCGACTGTCATATGAGGTATTTATGAGGTGATGGTAGCAACGCAGTAATCTCAGGCCGAAAAGTGTTGTATGCGCcatttcattcttcattctttttCGAGCTATCGTAGTGTTACAATAATTGATTAAGTAAAATATTAATTTCGTTTCTTGTATGAACTATACTtggcctttcattttccattgaTAATCACTGTCCAAGAAGAAATCCGTCATCAATCATTGACTTGTGTTTTGTCCCATCCTCGGATGCAAGCAAAGAAATACTAAACAAGCAATATTAGAACCAGATCAAGCATTGCAAACATctctttcaaaaataaaaaatcgaggggttgtatccgagatacgaccgcttaggacgtaggactacgcaatcttttttttttttttttaatttgttggtttatcatttcggatattatttgcgaatacgtcgaaattccataaataactctttagtaaaaagttccggagaCCCCGAAAAGGTTTATTTCGGtttatcaatgcacgcattgcactggtgtttaacgagaggcatcttccgtgcatcgctattcaacaagcatcaaacacgcgtctaacagatgcacagtTGCAGTTGCAGCGATTAAAATGAAACAGCGCGAGAATGATCGTTTATTAAAAATCGTTCCTAGACTCTCGGCCAAAActgtcaacaaagctaggagcttgttgcatcagaacagagccgatgctaacgagagcaaatacgaatggcaactaaaagtatcgaaggtgtgctattcacatgtacaagTTCACAACAAATGGACAAGTTCTATGTTTCGcgaaacgaaaacaagcaacacacacaaagccaaacactgatggctagaagcgacctataatcatttgcactcttctcctTTTCCGCCTGCCTTGCCATGGcccggatggttgtgttaattgcaatgccagatgcacttcgcTAGCGTTCAAAGCTCGAGGGGTAGCAtagaacacaaaacgagcagaataagcgacctttgttgtttcgggcacagaaatattctgagaattttcatcAGAGGagatacgctagcgacagcttacttactattaCTATGGGTGGATTTTActttgcaaatattctcttttggctatcccccttcgttgtttcttttCTAGCCGcagcataagttgcccgttcttgacaactctgttcgggaaagcatacaaatgaacagaacaaatgtatgggaaaatgagaatacttccaattttcatcaatttaaatcatatacagactatgggattgtaatgaatagcatatgaaacaaatcttagaaaatttccgattcgattggtatgcaaatcgttaaaatccgtttgcCGCAAAAACaggtattaacgttaactttatttcataaaaacgtgacctgttttctgatttggatcccttaatgtaagacgtagccctacgtcaaaaaaatgagtgggttatatctatgatataaccgcaaggttgacgtggaactac
Protein-coding sequences here:
- the LOC129761945 gene encoding nucleic acid dioxygenase ALKBH1 translates to MFQDSFKYYKAKNQPPDLKNVIDIDRVDEDGLDCRLKSFPVSFALTANYPGLISPKLWRVFELVDRPGLIIVNNPFTKHAQRYWMTRSLCDYPKHPNHTNLLESVKEKYSYFDSNESSEGFDWWSIGQTIEEPQEKRKFLKLLRWTTLGYHYDWTNKVYDEAQRNEFSPDLASLCRYFAEVLGFRQFRPEAAIVNYYPVGSTLAGHTDHSEKNLEAPLFSFSFGQPAIFLIGGPSKAERPDALLLRSGDVVVMTHASRLCYHAVPRVFPCTQSAQQRWSPGSDGTAGEEHPEGQSTTICCTPISTTVWNDCRETGSPHHWSAFADYISNSRININIRQVLNEGENHL